CGCCCCGCCAGAACCATTGGTGCTATGACATGAATGGTTCACCGGGGAGGTCGGTCCGCCGGCCCGTTCGTCCCCGATCGCGGAGGGACCGCGTCCGCGGCCCGTGAACTCCGTGCGCCATGTCCGGGACGGCGTCGTCCGGCTAACATGCGCGCCCATGACAGACGACGTACGCAATATCGTTCTCGGGGTGCTCGCCACCGGCATCAGCGCCGCCCTCGGCTGGATGGCCCGGACCTATCTCTGGCGCCGCAAGCTGCGCAGGAAGCAGGCGTTCTTCGGGCTGCCGGGCAACTCCGAGTGTCTGCTGGTCGTCAACCGGGAGGCGGGCGGCGACGGCGCCGTCCACCGTCATGACGTCTTCGCGCTGCTGGAGATGTCCGCGCTGATCAAGGACTGCGGCGCGCACGCGCAGATAGTCCAGCACGACTCCGCGCAGCAGGGGTTCGGGGAGCGTACGGAGTTCTGTCTGGGCGGTCCGGCGTCGAACCGCCGCATGGCCGCCCATCTGTCCTCGCTGCTGCCCGGCGTCAAGATCAACACGGATCCGGATCCGGGCCCGGACCGCGGGGCCTTCCAGATAGGCAGCGAGCGCTACCGCGCGGAGCCGGGCGTCGCGGAGTACGTCATCCTGGCGCGCCTGACCGCCGGCCAGGACTCCCGGCCGGTCTTCCTCTTCTGCGGGCAGCGGGCCATCACCAACCAGGCGGCCTCGCGCTATCTGGCGAAGCACCACGAGAAGCTGTCGCGAAAGCACGGCCGCGACTCGTTCTGTCTGCTCCTGAAGGTGGTCAACTCGCAGGCGTACGGCCCCGATGTGGTCGAGCTGGTGTCGGACGTCACCAGGGCGGCGCAGGAGCCCGCCCCTGTTGTACGCACCTCGCACCGGGCGGCCGGCTGAGGGACGGTGCGGGATCGGTACGGGATCGGTACCGGGCCGGCGCGGGATCGGCGCAAGATCGGCGCGGGAATCAACGAGGGGAGAGCGGCACCCTCGTCGTACGTGGCGACGACGCGGGCCCGCTCCATGTCGAGCACGGCCCTCCCGGCGCGCAGCTGACCTTCTCCCCGTCCACGTCCGACCCGAGGTGCAGGTCGGTCCCGCGGCGCGAGAAGTGATCTCCGGCTGCTGCCAGAGGGTCCCCCCGCGAGAAGCGGGAGGCGGGCCGTGTCCCTTGAGCTACCGCGCCTCGGGCGGCGGCGGGACCATCCCCGCGAGCGCGGGGCACGGCGGACGCGTACGGACTCCCGGGTGGCACCCGAGGCCGGCGCGGCATCCGTGGTCTCTTCCGTCGAGACCACCGTCACCATGGGGATGAACGATGAATCGTAGTCCAGATTCGGCGCGATGAGCTCGTCCGCGCATCCGAACTCCCGGACCGGGGCATCCGGTCGGCGGTGTGCGGGTCGGTGGTGGAATCGACTGCGGCTCCCGCCGCGGACCGCCCGCGGGACCGTGGTCGACGGTCATGCGCTGCCCTCCCCGTTCTCGGCAATGTCGAGGTCAGCGCAAACTATCCAGCCCGACAAGGGACTTCACACCCGACACGCATAAATCGGGCATAAGCCGTATTAACGTCCAGGGGTGGGGTCGCGATCACGCCTCGGCCGCCTCCGCGTACACCTGGGACAGTTCGGGCGCACCGCTGACGGCCCAGTCCAGACCGGCTTCCACGACCTGGATCTCCCGGCCGGAGACGAGCCGTACGACGGGGTGACCGCCGGGCCAGATGTGCCAGGCCGCCCCTTCGACCGTACGCACGATGACCGTACCGAGATACAGCCCCGCGTCGTTGCCGAGCCAGGGCAGCTCCTCCGGGTCGTCGCGCCAGTGCGGCGGCAGCTGGTCCAGAGCCTCCAACGAGGCCGGGGAATCGTCCAGTTCGAGACCGGACTGCCCCGCCCGGACACGCAGCAGCTCGCACTCGGAGAGCAGTTCGGCCACGCCTTCCGCGTCACTGCCGACGACGGACGCCAACGACTCCCCCTCATCAGCACCGTTGCGTTTGCGCCAGTTGTCCAAGAAAGGGATGTTCATACCACTCAGCCTGCCATTTCCCCGTACCCGCGCACCTCAGGGCACGCGGGCGGTATCAGAGGCAGAATGCCCGGGGCCAGACCCGACGATGCCGGCCCGGCCTCCGGAACATCAGAGGTCGAGATCGACGACGACCGGAGCATGGTCCGAAGCACCCTTGCCCTTGCGCTCTTCACGGTCGACATAACTGTCCTTGACGGCGGCGGTGAAGGGCCCGTTGCCGTAGACGAGGTCGATCCGCATTCCCCGGTTCTTCGGGAACCGGAGTTCGCGGTAGTCCCAGAAAGTGTACGGCTGGTCGTACTTGAGCGGTCGCGGCATCACATCCGTCAGACCGCCGTCACGGAGAGCGGCGAGAGCGGCACGCTCGTCGGGGGTGACATGGGTGGCGCCCTCGAAGAGCGCCGGGTCCCACACGTCCTGATCGGTCGGCGCGACGTTGAAGTCACCGAGGACGGCGAACGGCCTGTCCCCCGCGCTGTCCTCGGCCACCGCCGCGCGCAGCGCCTCGAGCCAGCGCAGCTTGTACGCGTAGTGATCATGCGCGACCTCGCGGCCGTTGGGCACGTAGACCGACCAGACCCGGACGCCGCCGCAGGTCGCGGAGATCGCGCGGGGCTCCTCGACGCCCTCGTACTCCGGGCCGCCGGGCAGTCCCTTGACGGTGTCGTCGAGACCGACGCGCGAGATCAGCGCCACTCCGTTCCACCTGCCGGTGGCGTTGACCGCGGACTCGTAACCCAGCTCGCGCAGGGCGTCGGCGGGGAACTGCTCCAGGGTGCTCTTGGTCTCCTGGACGCACAGCACGTCCGTGCCCGTGCTCTCCAGCCAGGCCAGCAGACGCGGCAGCCGGGCAGTGATCGAATTGACGTTCCAGGTGGCGATGCGCATGGACGACAGCCTATCCGCGAGGTCCGACAGTGACCGTTCCGGCGACCACCGGGACGGCGTCGCAGGCCGCCGGCCTCACAGTTCGGTGGCCTCACCGGGCGCCAGGTGGGCGTGGCCGGAGCCACCGAGGCGGCCGACATGGCCGTCGTACAGAGGCAGCGCCAGATCGGTGAGCAGCGCGTCGTGGATGTCGAAGGTGCGCCGCGGCTTCACCTCACGTACGTAGTCGATCACTTCGGAGATCTTGTTCCACGGAGCGTGCACCGGGAGCATCAGCGTCTCGACGGGGCGGTCGGGAACGGTGAACGCGTCGCCGGGGTGGAAGAGCGAACCGTCCACCAGATAACCGACGTTGGTGACCCGCGGCAGATCGGGGTGGATCACCGCGTGGAGTTCGCCGTGCACCTGTACGTCGAAGCCCGCCGCGGCGAACGTGTCGCCGTGCCCCACGGTGTGCACACGCCCAGGAAAGGCCGCCGAGAGCTGCTCGGCGACGCTGCGCAGGGTCCAGATCTCGGTGGCCGGGTCCGCTTCGAGGGCGGCCCGCAGCCTGCCTTCGTCGAAGTGGTCGGGGTGCTCGTGCGTGACGAGGACGGCGTCGGCGCCGAGCGCCGCGTCCTCCTCACTGAAGACGCCCGGGTCGACGACGAGCGTGCGCCCCTCCTTCTCCAGCCGGACGCAGGCGTGGGACTTCTTGGTGAGCTTCACCGTGACCACCTCGTGTTGCGGATTCCTGGACGCGTTCCGTTACGACCACCGGTATCGCACCTCCATGGTCGACACGCGCCACCACGACGGCAAACGGGGGTGACACGAGCTAGCCCTCGGGGGTGGTCTCCTCCTGGACGACCGCGCCGACGACGCGGAACGCCGCGGTCGCCGCCGGGAAGCCGCAGTAGACGGCCGCCTGGATCAGTACTTCCTTGATCTCGGCCGGGGTCAGCCCGTTGCGCAGGGCCGCCCTGGTCTCGACTGCGAGTTCGTCGAGGTGACCGCCGGCGACCAGTGCCGTCAGCGAGACACAGCTGCGGCTGCGACGGTCCAGTCCTTCCCTGTTCCACACCTCGCCCCAGGCGTAACGGGTGAGGAGTTCCTGGAAGTCGGAGGCGAAGTCGTCCGTGTCGGCCATGACCCGGTCGACGTGGGCGTCACCGACGACCTCCCTGCGGACCCGCATGCCCGTCTCGTACTGATCCGGGCGTACGGCGGCCACGGCCTGCGGCTGTTCGGCGGAGGCGATCTCGGCGACGGGGGCGCTCATCGGCGACAGGGTCGGGGGGCCGGCCGGCGTGCCCGGGCCCGGATAGGTGGCCCAGTCGGGCAGCACCGTAAGGCCGGTCGAGGTGTCGGAGGGGTTCTGCCAGGCGGTGGAGAAATGGCGGACGAGCAGGTCCGTGACGGCGGCGGGCTGCTCCACGGGCGCCAGGTGCGAGGCTCCCGGCACCAGCGCGAGCCGGGCGTCCGGTATCCCGGCGACCAGCGTGCGGGCCTCGGCAGGACCGGTGACCTTGTCCTCGGCGCCGACCAGGACGAGCGTCGGCACACCGATCCGGCCCAGCTCCGCCCGTACGTCGAAGGCCGCCAGCGCCTCGCAGGCGGCTATGTAGCAGCCCGGATCGGTCGTGCGGACCATCTGGACCGCCCACTCCACGATCGCGGGCTGCGCGGCCGCGAAACCGGCCGTGAACCAGCGCTCGGGCGCCGAGCGGGCCATCGGGTCGAGTCCGTTCGTACGGACGATGACGCCCCGCTGGCGGAACTCGTCCGCCGTACCGAACCGCGGGGACGAGGCCACCAGGGCGAGTGACGCGACCCGGTCGGGGCGGCGCAGCGCCAGCTCCGCGCCGATCGCGCCGCCGATGGAGCAGCCGGCGTAGCCGAAGCGCTGCACGCCGAGCCCGTCGAGCGTGGCGAGCAGCCGGTCCGCCAGCTCGGGCACCCCGGTCGCGGGGTGCGCGGGCGCGCCGCCGTGACCTGGCAGGTCGAAACGGAGTACGCGCCAGTGTTTCGCCAGCTCGGGCGTCTGCCTGTCCCACATGTGCCAGGTCGTTCCGAGAGAGGGACCCAAGATCAGGGTCGGTGCGTCTTCTGGCCCGTCGACGCGGTATTGCAAGGTCCTAGTGGTCGTCTCGCTCACCCGCTCACGCTCCCACATCCCACGATCGCGCACGGGAGGGGGTCGGGGAGACTCGCGGGACCTCCCCAAGTACCGGCCGCCGGACGAAGGTTCTCCACACCGCCCGCCGCGGCTGTCGCCGCCGCGACCCGTTGGCAAGTCGGCGCCAAGTCGCGGAACAGTGCCGGCCAAGCTCCCTGGCCGAACCTTCCCTGTATGGAGCGCCACCGTCGGGGGACGCCGCCCCATGGATTCCTGCGGCGCATCCGTACCGCCGTCGCCTCGATGAGCGATCCGTTCGCGATTCGGCGTGCCGTTCCCGGGGCTTCTCGCCGACCGGGCGGTCATGGCACGCGACTCGTCACCGACCCCAGGCATCCAGACAGGAGCATGGCATGAGATCACCGAAATTACCGCGTTCCGCCCCGATTCCGTGGCCCGCGGAAGTTGACCCGGATCACGTCCGCCAGGCCACGTCCGGACTGATCGCGCATGTCAGCGGCAGGGTCGATCCCGGCGGCGCGATACGCGAGGAGTGCCGGAGCCGGGTGCTGGAGACGGCGCTCGCGCTGACGCTGATGACACGTACCGGTGTGAACTC
This window of the Streptomyces niveus genome carries:
- a CDS encoding exodeoxyribonuclease III, giving the protein MRIATWNVNSITARLPRLLAWLESTGTDVLCVQETKSTLEQFPADALRELGYESAVNATGRWNGVALISRVGLDDTVKGLPGGPEYEGVEEPRAISATCGGVRVWSVYVPNGREVAHDHYAYKLRWLEALRAAVAEDSAGDRPFAVLGDFNVAPTDQDVWDPALFEGATHVTPDERAALAALRDGGLTDVMPRPLKYDQPYTFWDYRELRFPKNRGMRIDLVYGNGPFTAAVKDSYVDREERKGKGASDHAPVVVDLDL
- a CDS encoding DUF6278 family protein produces the protein MNIPFLDNWRKRNGADEGESLASVVGSDAEGVAELLSECELLRVRAGQSGLELDDSPASLEALDQLPPHWRDDPEELPWLGNDAGLYLGTVIVRTVEGAAWHIWPGGHPVVRLVSGREIQVVEAGLDWAVSGAPELSQVYAEAAEA
- a CDS encoding MBL fold metallo-hydrolase, with protein sequence MKLTKKSHACVRLEKEGRTLVVDPGVFSEEDAALGADAVLVTHEHPDHFDEGRLRAALEADPATEIWTLRSVAEQLSAAFPGRVHTVGHGDTFAAAGFDVQVHGELHAVIHPDLPRVTNVGYLVDGSLFHPGDAFTVPDRPVETLMLPVHAPWNKISEVIDYVREVKPRRTFDIHDALLTDLALPLYDGHVGRLGGSGHAHLAPGEATEL
- a CDS encoding alpha/beta fold hydrolase — translated: MSETTTRTLQYRVDGPEDAPTLILGPSLGTTWHMWDRQTPELAKHWRVLRFDLPGHGGAPAHPATGVPELADRLLATLDGLGVQRFGYAGCSIGGAIGAELALRRPDRVASLALVASSPRFGTADEFRQRGVIVRTNGLDPMARSAPERWFTAGFAAAQPAIVEWAVQMVRTTDPGCYIAACEALAAFDVRAELGRIGVPTLVLVGAEDKVTGPAEARTLVAGIPDARLALVPGASHLAPVEQPAAVTDLLVRHFSTAWQNPSDTSTGLTVLPDWATYPGPGTPAGPPTLSPMSAPVAEIASAEQPQAVAAVRPDQYETGMRVRREVVGDAHVDRVMADTDDFASDFQELLTRYAWGEVWNREGLDRRSRSCVSLTALVAGGHLDELAVETRAALRNGLTPAEIKEVLIQAAVYCGFPAATAAFRVVGAVVQEETTPEG